In the genome of Mercurialis annua linkage group LG8, ddMerAnnu1.2, whole genome shotgun sequence, the window TTATACATTCTTACATTAtgtgaaatatattattatttgcttGGTTATGCAAGTATTTTGATAtgcttataaatattttttttctatcgAGTGTACCTGAAGTGTGGCGCCCCTTTTATGAGTCGTCAACGTTGCTAGCTCAGAAGACAACAATGGCAGTTAGCCTTTTCTATGCGTATCTCattcataatatttttctaccTCTATAATGAATCGAAAACATTGACATCAGTGAGAGTAACAACGCTTTCTCTTAACGCAGGCTTTAAGATATCTAAGACAAATTTCTCAAGAAATGTCTCAGCCAAATGTCTTTGGTTGGGGAAGAAGACCAGCTGCTTTACGTGCACTTAGTCAGAGATTCAGCAAGTATGAGTTTAATGTTTTCTACTTTGAAATTCTTAATATTATGTAATTGTACCCGGTCGCAGTGCACTTAGCGACAGCTCCTCTAGTTAAGTACTTGTTCTTTTgcacatttattttattatgtatCATGTTTGCATATTCTAAGTATAATTGTTTATGTGGTTTGCAGGATTTCAAGAAGATATTTGTGGAAAATAATTCCGTAGCAGAGAAGGCGCTCAatgtttagtattttttatgCATATTTTGGTGAATATTTTCTGTTTGTGATGTAATGGATGGATGAAATATTTTccgattttgaattttatgaatattttctgttttttaattttgtgaataTTTTCTGTTATCCCATAGTGAATGTTTTCCGTTTCTAAATTTAGCGAATAATTTTAATTTCCGCTTTTAATTTATGTTCCTCAAATATAAACTATTGCATTTTCTATATAAACCGTTGATAAAGTTTTAGTCAAACCATTGCATCATAGTATATATAAGTgttgccttataaaaataatgttgCCTAAGTACTAACAAATCGTTGCCttataaaagtaaatgttgCCTAAAGTACTATATAAATTgttgccttataaaaataaCTGTTGCCTAAAGTACTATACAAATCGTTGCCTTATAAAAGTCAATGTTGCCTAAAGTATTATACAAAACTGTtacaatatatgtttgaaattgttgcCTTTTTTAATAATTGCAACAGTTTTATTTCTGttacaatagtataaaaaaactgCTGCCATAGCTATTAAAACCTATTGCAGCGGCCGCAAATGTAGCTGATTTAAAAGCGTTGCAATAGACCTAAGGCAATAGTTTTTGTACATACAGCAACACTTACTCggtgttgctgaaagtgacttatgtggtagtggtTAAACAGAATATAACTCACTTATGTTAGTAAGTGTTAAAAGCATTAAACATATAATCagaatcaaataaaacaaaatgtcaAATTACCTGAATTAATCTAGTTTCATCTTGTTAGCTACAACTTAAAACATTAACAGGCATCAGATTCAATAAATAACCCTGAAACATAGCAATTTGACCAAATTAATAGTAATGGAAATCCAATTCAGAAAGTAGCCGATAATTTTGATTAAGAAAAAATAACCTTCTTCTTTAAATACATACGCCAATGATGGAAGCAACAACTCACCAACGACCttacttttgtaaaaaaaaattcaccaagTAGCAACTAAATAGCCTAATAAAAACAAAGCCAACAAAGGTAAAGACACCAAAAAATCAAAGCCAAAATTACTCATAGAACTGAATAAACAAAATACCCTACCCGATATTTTTCATAGGTGAATTCAATTACCTTTTTGATTGCAACTGATTTCGATAGAAAACAACACAGCTAGGGGTGAGCaagaaccgaaccgaaccgaaaacccgaaccgaaccgaactttgttgtttggttcgtttttttcggtgaaaacggtttgtTTTGGTTTCTACTCTAGGTTaagtttggtgttcgg includes:
- the LOC126659467 gene encoding homeobox-leucine zipper protein ATHB-8-like, which produces MLINIFFLSSVPEVWRPFYESSTLLAQKTTMAALRYLRQISQEMSQPNVFGWGRRPAALRALSQRFSKISRRYLWKIIP